ACCGGGCGATGGAGGTCTCGGGAGTGCAGTCCGTGCGGGTGCGGGTGAGGCGGTCCCGGGTCGGGGTACGGGCGGTGTCCCACTTCCGTGAACTCGACGAGGTCCGGTCCGACCTGGACACGGTGCTGGGCGACGGCATCCGCGAGCTCGGGCTGGTGCGGCGGCCGGCCCTGTCCGTGCAGGTGCGCCGCCCGGCGAAGAAGGGGTGAGCGGAATGCTCCGGGGCGTCAACCGCGTACTGATCGGGCTGGCCGGTCTGGTGCTCGTCCTGCTGGGGGGAGCGGTTCTGGCAGCGGGGCTGGGGCTGCCGGTCCCGTCCTGGTGGCCGTGGCGGGGAGCCGGGACCGTACTGCTGAGCGAGAGCCGGCGGCAGCGGTGGGAGGACCACGGCTGGTGGTGGCCCGTGGTGATCGCGGCGCTGGCGGTCGCCGTCCTCCTCGCGCTCTGGTGGCTGCTGGCGCAGTTCCGCCGCTCGCGGCTGGCCGAGGTGCTGGTGGACAGCGGGGACGGGGAGGGGGCGCTGTTGCGGGGGCGCGCCATGGAGGCCGTGCTCGAGCGGGAGGCCGAGGGCCTGGACGGCGTATCCCGTACCCAGGTCGTACTGCACGGCCGCCGCACCGCCCCGGCGGCCCGTGTGCGCCTTCTCCTCGAACCCTTCGCGTCGCCGGGCGAGACGCTGCACCGCCTGTCGGCCGAGGCCCTGGCGCACGCGCGCGACTCGGCGGGGCTGGCGTCGCTGCCCGCGGAGGTCCGGCTGCGGGCCCAGAGGCACCGGGCGAAGCGTGTGACATGACCCGGGCCGACGGGTCGGGGGCGGAGCGCCGCCGCGGGCGGGACGCGCTCGGCAGGTCGCCGCCGTTCCCGGGCGCCCCGCCGGAGTGATCCCTTTTCACTGGTATTCCGGATACGTCCCCCGATGAGTTCCGGGTTCGTGCGGCGTTCGGGATGCGAGCGGGCAGGCGCACTGGTTCGCTGAGAGGGGTCCGCTGAAAGCGACGTCCGAGGAGGCCATGAGCATGTCAGACGAAGTCGGCGGCCGGGTCCGGCAGATGCGGCAGAAGGCCGAGGAGCTGAAGCAGGCCGCGGATCGCGTGAGCGATCCCGAGGAGAGCCGGCGGCTCAAGGAGAAGGCGCGCAGGCTCCAGGAACAGAGTGAGCAGGAGAGCACGATGGGTTCCGGGGACATCTACCCCATGGAGTGACCCTCCGTACCGTACACACCGGCCGGTGACCGTCCGGGTCATCGGCCGGTGCGTACGGCCGGCTCGGCCGACGTGGCCCGGGCGTGGTGCGTACGCCGGCTCGTGTTCGGCCGGCGTGGGCCCGGGCGTGGTGCGTACGGGCCCACGCCCTGGTGCGTTCGGCCGGGACGCGCTCGGGCAGTGCGGGGCTCCGGTCGCGTCTGCCCGGGCGGCACGTGACGGCCGGGTGGGTGTCCGGGCCGCCCCTGCCCGGCCGGGTGACCGCACAGGCACCCGCCGGTGTGCGCACGGGGCAGGCGGCCTCACGCACACCCCGTCAGAAACCGGACCTCGCCCCGCCGTCCACCGGCAGCATCACGCCCGTGAGGTACGACGCCGCGGGCGACAGCATGAACGCCGCCGTGCGTCCGAACTCCTCCGGCGTGCCGTAGCGCCGCAGCGGAATGCGGGACTCGTTGGCCGCACGGGCCGCGTCCACGTCCCCCGACAGCGCGTCGAGCTCGCGCACCCGGTCGGTGTCGATACGGGCAGGCAGCAGTCCCACGACGCGGATCCCGCGCGGGCCCAGCTCGTCCGAGAGCGATTTGGCGAAACCGGCCAGACCGGGACGCAGGCCGTTCGAGATGGTCAGGCCGGGAATCGGCTCGTGGACCGAGCCGGACAGCACGAAGCCGACGACCCCGCCCTCACCCAGCGCCGCCGCCGCGCCCCGGGCCAGCCTGACCGCGCCCAGGAACACCGACTCGAACGCCGTCTGCCACTGCTCGTCCGTGTTGTCCGCGACGAAGCCCGGCGGGGGGCCTCCGACGCTGATCAGTACGCCGTCGAAGCGGCCGAAGTGCGCCCGGGCGGCGCCGATCAGCCGCTCGGCGGTATCGGGGTCGGCGTTGTCGGCCGCGACGCCGACGGCGTCGCGGCCGATCCCGGCCGCCGCGTCCGCGGCGGCCTTCGCGTCCCGTCCGGTGATGATCAGCTTCGCGCCCTCGGCGGCCAGTGCCCGGGCGGCGGCGTTGCCCAGCCCGCGGGTCGCCCCGGTCACGACGTAGACGCGGTCCTTCAGTCCAAGATCCATGGCCCTATCCTGCCGCGCCGCGTGCGGCGAGAGCCAGGGCGGAGCCCACCAGTCCCACATGGCTGAACGCCTGCGGGAAGTTCCCGAGCTGCCGCCGCGCCACCGGGTCGTACTCCTCCGCCAGCAGGCCGACGTCGCTGCGCAGTTCAAGCAACCGCTCGAAGAGGTCCTTGGCCTCCTCCACCCGCCCGGTCGCACGGAGGGCGTCGACCATCCAGAACGAGCAGACGAGGAACGTTCCTTCACGGCCGGGCAGCCCGTCGACGGACGGCCCCTTCGTGCTGTAGCGGTTGATCAGCCCGTTCCGGCCCAGCCCGGCCCGCACCGCGTCGACCGTGCCCACGACCCTCGGGTCGTCGGGCGGGAGGAAGCCCACCCGGGGAATGAGCAGTGCCGAGGCGTCCAGCTCCTCGGAACCGTAGTACTGGGTGAAGGTGTTCCGCTCCGCGTCGAACCCCCTGTCGCACACCTCCCGGTGCACCGCGTCCCGCATCGCCCGCCACCGGGTCAC
The genomic region above belongs to Streptomyces marianii and contains:
- the amaP gene encoding alkaline shock response membrane anchor protein AmaP, with translation MLRGVNRVLIGLAGLVLVLLGGAVLAAGLGLPVPSWWPWRGAGTVLLSESRRQRWEDHGWWWPVVIAALAVAVLLALWWLLAQFRRSRLAEVLVDSGDGEGALLRGRAMEAVLEREAEGLDGVSRTQVVLHGRRTAPAARVRLLLEPFASPGETLHRLSAEALAHARDSAGLASLPAEVRLRAQRHRAKRVT
- a CDS encoding DUF6381 family protein encodes the protein MSMSDEVGGRVRQMRQKAEELKQAADRVSDPEESRRLKEKARRLQEQSEQESTMGSGDIYPME
- a CDS encoding SDR family oxidoreductase, yielding MDLGLKDRVYVVTGATRGLGNAAARALAAEGAKLIITGRDAKAAADAAAGIGRDAVGVAADNADPDTAERLIGAARAHFGRFDGVLISVGGPPPGFVADNTDEQWQTAFESVFLGAVRLARGAAAALGEGGVVGFVLSGSVHEPIPGLTISNGLRPGLAGFAKSLSDELGPRGIRVVGLLPARIDTDRVRELDALSGDVDAARAANESRIPLRRYGTPEEFGRTAAFMLSPAASYLTGVMLPVDGGARSGF